CCGGGCAGATCTACGGCGGCCGGATGATGGAATGGATCGCCACGGCCGGGACGCTGGCCGCGTCGAGGGTCGCGCGCGGGCCGGTCGCCCTCGGCGCGATGGACGACATCGACTTCCTTCACCCCGTCCGGGTCGGAGAGATCGCCATCCTCCGGGCGCGGGTCGAGTGGGTCGGGAAGAAGTCGCTCGAAGTGGGTGTCCGCGTCTACTCGGAGCAGGCGGCGACCGGCGAGCGACACCCGACCCTCTCGTCGCACCTGGTTTTCGTGGCGATCGACGAGGCGGGCCAGCCGCGGCCGGTCGGCGCCAGGATCACGCCGGCCGACGCGCGAGAGGTCGCGGTCACGCAGACCGCCCAGGCCCGGCGCGAGGCCCGGCGGGCGCGACTGGCCGTGCGGGCCGAGCGGGCGCGCGAGGTGCGGGACGAGACGGCCGGCTTCCGCTGGCGGTTCGAGACGACCCGGTTCGTCTTTCCCGAGGACGCGCTCCACGGAAGCCTGATGTTTGCGGGGCGCCTGCTCCTGATCGTCGACGAGGCGGCGGCGATCCTGGCCGTGCGCTACGCGCGGGCGCCGCTGGCCACGGCATCGATGGACGCGCTCGAGTTCTATGCCCCGATCCGGGTGGGCGACATGGTGATGCTGCGCGGCGCCCTGAACCGGGTCGGGACGCGGTCGATGGAGATCGGGCTCCAGGTGCTGGCGGAGGCCCCGCTCACCGGCGAGGTGCGCCACACGTGCACGGCGTACCTGACCTTCGTCAAGCTCCGGGCGGCCGGGGGTCCGCTCCCGTCGACGAGCCCGACGACGCCGGTCGAGCGGCGTCACTGGGAGGAGGCCGAGAAGCGCCAGGCGGCCCGGATCGAGCGCGTGCGGCGGCTCCGGGAAAGTCTCGTGGCCGAGGCGTGGTAGCGGCGGCGCGGGACAAGGGGAGGTGAGGGGACGTGTCCGGCCATTCGAAGTGGGCTCAGATCAAACGCAAGAAGGCGAAGAACGACCAGCAGCGCGGTAAGCTCTTCTCCAAGCTGATCCGAGAGATCACGACCGCGGCGCGCGTCGGCGGGGGCGATCCCAAGGGCAACATGCGCCTCAAGGCGGCGATCGAGGAGGCCAAGGGCGTCAACCTGCCCGCGGACACGCTCAAGCGGGCGATCCAGAAGGGCACCGGCGAGCTCCCGGGCGAGACCTACGAGGAGGTCACCTACGAGGGCTACGGCCCGGGGGGGGTCGCGGTGCTGGTGAAGGTCCTCACCGACAGCAAGAACCGAACGGCTCCCGAGATCCGCCACACGTTCGCCAGGTTCGGCGGACACCTCGGCGAGGTCGGCTCGGTCGGCTGGATGTTCGAGCGGAAGGGCCTCATCCAGGTCGACGCCACGCGCGTCGGGGAGGACGAGCTGTTCACGCTCGCGCTGGAGGCGGGGGCAGCCGACATGCGGCGGATCGACAAGCACTTCGAGATCTCCACCGAGCCGACCGAGTTCGAGCCCGTGCGCCGGGCCCTCGAGCAGAAGGGCGTCCCGATCCAGGCGGCCGAGATCACCTACGTGCCCCAGACCACGATCCGGCTGGAAGGGAAGGAGGCCCAGCAGGTTCTCCGCCTCGTGGAGGGGCTCGAAGAGCTCGATGACGTCCAGCAGGTCTACGCCAACTTCGACATCCCGGACGAGGTGCTCGAGTCACTGGGAGCCGCCTGAAGCTCGATGCGGCCGGACGGCAGCGGGCTCGGGCTGCGGGCGGTCGGCTTCGACCCGGGCCTTGCGGAGACCGGGTTCGCCGCGGTGGAGGGGGGGCGCGGGAGCCTCGCCGTCCTGGGCACCGGAGTCCTGCGGACCAGCGCGGGCGACCCCCTGGAGGTTCGGCTCGAGCAGCTCTACGACGGGATTCAGGGCGTCCTTCAGGTCTATGCGCCCGATCTGATCGTGATCGAGGAGGTGTTCAGCGCGTCCGCGGTGCCGCGGACGGCGATCCTGATGGGGCATGCCCGCGCCATGATCTGCCTGGCCGGGCGGCAGCGGAAACTCGGGCTCGTGAGCGTCTCCCCGGCGGAGGTCAAGCGGGCCGTCACCGCCTCGGGCGCCGCCGCCAAGGCCCAGGTGGCGCGGGCGATGCAGGCCCTCCTCGGCCTCCCCGCCCTGCCGCGTCCCAGCCACGTCGCCGACGCGCTGGCGCTCGCCTTCACCGGGCTCTCCCGGGCGGGCCGGGTGGGGCCGCTCACGCTCCGATGATCGCGTGGCTCCGCGGTCGGCTCCGGCGACGATTCGAGGATCGGGTGGTCGTCGAATCCGCCGGGGTCGGATACGAGGTGGTGCTGCCGCCGGTGGTCCGCGAGGGGCTGGGAGAGGCGGTGGCCGCCGACGGCGACGAGGCCAGCGAGCTGGCGCTCGTGATCTACTACCACGCCTCGCGTGACCAGCCGCGGCCGGTGCTGATCGGCTTCGCCCGGGAGCTCGAGCGAGAGTTCTTCGAGCGCCTGATCACGGTCAAGGACGTCGGCCCCTTGGTGGCGGCCCGGGCGCTGGTGGCGCCGGTTTCCGAGATCGCCGACGCCATCGTGCGGAAGGACGAGCGGTTTCTCCGGCGGCTGCCGGGCATCGGCCCCCAGAAGTGCCGGAACATCATCGCCCAGCTCGAGGGCAAGGTGGCCAAGTACGCGCTGATGCCGCGCGAGACGCCGTCGCGACCGCCCGTGGAGCGCGACCACGACGAGGTGGGGGAAGTGGTCCGGGAGGTGCTGGTGCGCCAGCTCGGGCTCCGCCCGGGCGAGGCGGACCAGGCGATCCGCGAGGCGCTGGCCCGCCGGCCGGGGCTGGAGACGCCCGAGGCGCTGTTCGAGGAGATTTATCGCGCCCGCCGGGAGACGGCCTGATGGGCACCGAAGAGCTCTTGAGCCGCCTGCCGCTCGCCGACGAGGTCCAGTTCGAGCGGGCCCTCCGCCCCCAGCGGCTCGACGAGTACATCGGACAGCGGGCGGCAGTCGAGAGCCTCGCCGTCTCGGTGGCGGCGGCCCGGCAGCGCGGGGAGTGTCTCGATCACGTGCTGCTCTACGGTCCCCCCGGCCTGGGGAAGACCACACTCGCCTACATCATCGCCAACGAGATGGGGAGCCAGATCAAGACCACCTCGGGGCCCGCGCTCGAGCGCGGTGACGACCTCATGGGCATCGTCACGAGCCTCGAGCCGCGTGATGTGCTCTTCGTCGACGAGATCCACCGGCTGCCGCGGGTGGTCGAGGAGCTGCTCTACCCGGCGATGGAGGACTACGAGGTCAACTTCGTCGTCGAGAAGGGCATGCACGCCCGCACGATGCGGATTCCCCTCAAGCCGTTCACCCTGGTGGGCGCGACCACGCGGCCCGGCATGCTCAGCTCGCCCCTCCGCGAGCGGTTCGGGATCTTCCATCACCTGGACTTCTATACTGAGGAGGAGCTGGCCCGCATCGTGGCCCGCTCGGCCGGAATCCTCGGGGTCCCCACCGACGCCGAGGGCGCGCTCGAGATCGCGCGGCGCGCGCGCGGAACCCCGCGGATCGCCAACCGCCTCCTGCGGCGCGTCCGCGACTTCGCCCAGGTCAAGGCTGACGGGCGCGTCTCGCGGGCCGCCGCCGAGGCGGCGCTGACGATGGAGGGCGTCGACGGCCGCGGGCTCGACCGGCTCGACCGGCGCTTCATCCAGGCCATCATCGAGCACTACGGGGGCGGCCCGGTGGGGCTGGAGGCGATCGCCGCCACCATCAACGACGAGGCCGAGACGCTCGCCGAGATGGTCGAGCCGTACTTGCTCAAGATCGGCTTCGTCGTCCGCAGCCCGAGCGGGCGCAAGGCCACGGCAGCGGCCTACCACCATCTCGGCTACCGGGCGGAAGGCCCGCTCCAGTTGTCGCTGTAGTGCGAGGCCAGGGAGTCGGCGCGCATGGCAGAGATGGGAAAGGTGCTCATCGGCTTCGGGGTGCTGCTGATCGTCATCGGCGGCATCCTGATGTTCTCGGGGTCGGTGGGGGACAAGATCCCGTTCCTGGGGCGCCTGCCCGGGGACATCCACGTGCAGCGGGGGAACTGGTCGTTTTACTTCCCCCTGACGACCTCGATCATCATCAGCGTGGTCCTGAGCCTCATCGTGGCGTTCCTGTCCCGGCGATGAGCGGACTGCCGGGTGCGCTCGTCCTGCTGGGCCTCCTGGCGGTGTGGCCGGCGGCCGCGGCGGAGCCGGTCCGGGTGTCGCTCGGGGACGGCCTGCGCACCGTCGAGATAGGGGCGGCTGATCTCGTGACCATCTCGGCGGCGGGAACGCGGCGCTTCGGCATCCCCGCCGGCCGCTTGATCCGCATCGTGCCGTCGAGGGTCGGGCTCGAGATGACCTGGGGCAAAGCCCGCGCCGAGCGGGCGTCCCTGGCGATGGCCGGGGTGCGTCTGGAGACGCGGCGCAGTGCGCTGCGGGTGGGTTCCCGGGATTACTCGGGCGTCCTGGAAGTCTGGCGCAGTGGCGACGGCCTCCTCCTGCTCGTCAACGAGATCCCCCTGGAGGACTACGTCGCCGGGACCGTGCGGGCCGAGAGCTCGGAGAAGTGGCCGGCGGAAGCGCTGCGCGCCATCGCGGTGGCGGCGCGGACCTATGCCGTTTTCCAGCAGCAGCGGAACGCGAGCAAGCCCTACCACCTGGTCGCCAGCAGCAAGGACCAGAACTACGCCGGCTGGATTGCCGAGAACTCCCCGGCCTGGGAGGCGACCCGCGCCACCGCCGGCCAGGTCCTGAGCTGGCAGGGGAGCGTGTTCCCTGCCTTTTACCACTCGGACTCCGGCGGCTACACGGAGCCGCCCCAGACGATCTTCTCGGGTGACGGGATCCCGCCGCTCCCCGGCATCCGGGACGAGTTCTCCCTCGATTCCCCGAACTACGCGTGGGCCACGACGCTGTCCCTCCGCATCATCGGCGATCGTCTCCGCCAGGGTGGCGTCGACATCGGCGAGGTCACCGGGCTGACCGTGCTCGAGCGCAGCGCGTCCCTCCGCATCGTCCGCCTCGCGGTCGAACACTCCCGCGGGGCGACGACGCTCAAGGGAACCGACTTCCGGCGCCTGATCGGGTACGATGTGATCAAGAGCACCCTGTTCGTCCCCGCCCCGGGGCCGGACGGCACCATCCGCTTCGAGGGGCGCGGCTGGGGACACGGGGTGGGGCTTTCCCAGTTCGGGGCCAAGGGCATGGCTGACCGCGGCTACGCCTACCCGCAGATCCTGGCCCACTACTACCCCGGCACCTCCCTCGCCACGCTGAAATGATCGGCTGGGGCGATTTCGAGAGGGTGGACATGCGGGTCGGCCGCGTCGTGCGCGCCGAGCCGTTCGCGGAGGCCCGGCGGCCAGCCTACAAGCTCTGGATCGACTTCGGCACGCTCGGCCAGAAGCGCGCGAGTGCCCAGATCACGGACCACTACCGACCCGACGACCTCGTCGGGCGCCAGGTCGTGTGCGTCGTGAACTTTCCGCCCAAACAGATCGGCCCCTTCGAGTCCGAGGTCCTCGTCCTCGGGGCCTACGTACACGGGCACGAGGTGATCCTGCTCCGCCCCGACCGCGACGTGGAGCCGGGGAGCCGCATTGGCTGAGGCCACGGAGCTGGCGCTCTTCGACTACGGGCTGCCGCCCGAGCGGATCGCCCAGGATCCGGCCGAGCCTCGGGACGCCGCCCGGCTCCTCGTCCTGGACCGGCGGTCGGGGGCCCGAACGGACGCGCGGGTGCGCGACCTCCGCGTCTTCCTGCGGGCCGGCGACTGCCTGGTCCTCAACGACACGCGGGTGGTGCCGGCCCGGCTCCTCGGGACGATCGCCGGGACGGACCGGGCAGCCGAGGTCCTCCTCATCCGCGAGCTCGAGGGCGGGGACTGGGAAGCGCTCGTTCGCCCGGCGCGCCAGTGCCCGCCGGGGACCGCCCTCCGGCTCGCCGACGGCGTCGCGCGGGCCACCGTGACGGCCCTCGGCGAGGCCGGGCGCCGGCGCCTTCGGCTCGAGTGGGCCGGTTCCGTCGAGAGCCTCCTCGCCGCCCACGGTCTGCCGCCGCTCCCGCCCTACATCCGGCGCTACCGCAAGCCGGGCGGGGAGGACTGGACGCGCTACCAGACCGTCTACGCCGCCCGGGACGGGGCGGTGGCCGCGCCGACCGCAGGCCTCCACTTCACGCCTGAGCTCCTCGCGGCCCTGGAGGCGTCGGGAATCGAGATCCATCGCCTCACGCTCCACGTCGGGCCGGGGACGTTCCGTCCCGTCCGGGCCGCCCGCGTCCGCGACCACCGCATGGAGCCGGAACGCTACCAGGTACCCGCGGCCACGGCCGAGGCGCTGGGCCGGGCGCGGGCGGAGGGGCGCCGCGTCGTCGCCGT
Above is a window of Candidatus Methylomirabilota bacterium DNA encoding:
- a CDS encoding hotdog domain-containing protein — protein: MPTVGETVAEMVQYVFPQYAGAPGQIYGGRMMEWIATAGTLAASRVARGPVALGAMDDIDFLHPVRVGEIAILRARVEWVGKKSLEVGVRVYSEQAATGERHPTLSSHLVFVAIDEAGQPRPVGARITPADAREVAVTQTAQARREARRARLAVRAERAREVRDETAGFRWRFETTRFVFPEDALHGSLMFAGRLLLIVDEAAAILAVRYARAPLATASMDALEFYAPIRVGDMVMLRGALNRVGTRSMEIGLQVLAEAPLTGEVRHTCTAYLTFVKLRAAGGPLPSTSPTTPVERRHWEEAEKRQAARIERVRRLRESLVAEAW
- the ruvB gene encoding Holliday junction branch migration DNA helicase RuvB — its product is MGTEELLSRLPLADEVQFERALRPQRLDEYIGQRAAVESLAVSVAAARQRGECLDHVLLYGPPGLGKTTLAYIIANEMGSQIKTTSGPALERGDDLMGIVTSLEPRDVLFVDEIHRLPRVVEELLYPAMEDYEVNFVVEKGMHARTMRIPLKPFTLVGATTRPGMLSSPLRERFGIFHHLDFYTEEELARIVARSAGILGVPTDAEGALEIARRARGTPRIANRLLRRVRDFAQVKADGRVSRAAAEAALTMEGVDGRGLDRLDRRFIQAIIEHYGGGPVGLEAIAATINDEAETLAEMVEPYLLKIGFVVRSPSGRKATAAAYHHLGYRAEGPLQLSL
- the queA gene encoding tRNA preQ1(34) S-adenosylmethionine ribosyltransferase-isomerase QueA; its protein translation is MAEATELALFDYGLPPERIAQDPAEPRDAARLLVLDRRSGARTDARVRDLRVFLRAGDCLVLNDTRVVPARLLGTIAGTDRAAEVLLIRELEGGDWEALVRPARQCPPGTALRLADGVARATVTALGEAGRRRLRLEWAGSVESLLAAHGLPPLPPYIRRYRKPGGEDWTRYQTVYAARDGAVAAPTAGLHFTPELLAALEASGIEIHRLTLHVGPGTFRPVRAARVRDHRMEPERYQVPAATAEALGRARAEGRRVVAVGTTTVRALETAAGDNGAVAPGSGWTDLTITPGYPFRVVDALLTNFHLPRSSLLLLVSAFAGRERILDAYRHAVGAGYRFYSYGDAMLLG
- the ruvA gene encoding Holliday junction branch migration protein RuvA, whose amino-acid sequence is MVVESAGVGYEVVLPPVVREGLGEAVAADGDEASELALVIYYHASRDQPRPVLIGFARELEREFFERLITVKDVGPLVAARALVAPVSEIADAIVRKDERFLRRLPGIGPQKCRNIIAQLEGKVAKYALMPRETPSRPPVERDHDEVGEVVREVLVRQLGLRPGEADQAIREALARRPGLETPEALFEEIYRARRETA
- a CDS encoding tRNA-binding protein — its product is MIGWGDFERVDMRVGRVVRAEPFAEARRPAYKLWIDFGTLGQKRASAQITDHYRPDDLVGRQVVCVVNFPPKQIGPFESEVLVLGAYVHGHEVILLRPDRDVEPGSRIG
- a CDS encoding SpoIID/LytB domain-containing protein — its product is MSGLPGALVLLGLLAVWPAAAAEPVRVSLGDGLRTVEIGAADLVTISAAGTRRFGIPAGRLIRIVPSRVGLEMTWGKARAERASLAMAGVRLETRRSALRVGSRDYSGVLEVWRSGDGLLLLVNEIPLEDYVAGTVRAESSEKWPAEALRAIAVAARTYAVFQQQRNASKPYHLVASSKDQNYAGWIAENSPAWEATRATAGQVLSWQGSVFPAFYHSDSGGYTEPPQTIFSGDGIPPLPGIRDEFSLDSPNYAWATTLSLRIIGDRLRQGGVDIGEVTGLTVLERSASLRIVRLAVEHSRGATTLKGTDFRRLIGYDVIKSTLFVPAPGPDGTIRFEGRGWGHGVGLSQFGAKGMADRGYAYPQILAHYYPGTSLATLK
- a CDS encoding YebC/PmpR family DNA-binding transcriptional regulator, with the translated sequence MSGHSKWAQIKRKKAKNDQQRGKLFSKLIREITTAARVGGGDPKGNMRLKAAIEEAKGVNLPADTLKRAIQKGTGELPGETYEEVTYEGYGPGGVAVLVKVLTDSKNRTAPEIRHTFARFGGHLGEVGSVGWMFERKGLIQVDATRVGEDELFTLALEAGAADMRRIDKHFEISTEPTEFEPVRRALEQKGVPIQAAEITYVPQTTIRLEGKEAQQVLRLVEGLEELDDVQQVYANFDIPDEVLESLGAA
- a CDS encoding crossover junction endodeoxyribonuclease RuvC, producing MRPDGSGLGLRAVGFDPGLAETGFAAVEGGRGSLAVLGTGVLRTSAGDPLEVRLEQLYDGIQGVLQVYAPDLIVIEEVFSASAVPRTAILMGHARAMICLAGRQRKLGLVSVSPAEVKRAVTASGAAAKAQVARAMQALLGLPALPRPSHVADALALAFTGLSRAGRVGPLTLR
- a CDS encoding DUF2905 domain-containing protein, translated to MAEMGKVLIGFGVLLIVIGGILMFSGSVGDKIPFLGRLPGDIHVQRGNWSFYFPLTTSIIISVVLSLIVAFLSRR